The window CTTTAATGTGAGTTTTAGACTCAGATTTACCTAAATTATCTTGGAATTGAAGATATTTAGTTATTAAATTACCAGTTGTAATATCCTGGGCAGCTTTCACAAAATTGTTTAGGCTTAGGCTAATTATAATGATAGTGAAAAAAATTACAGATTTTTTTATATAAAGCATTTTATAAAACAGGTTAATTGTTAATTAAAGTTATAGTATAGCTTGTATAATATGTTTTTGCAAAAATCAATTACAACTTGTGCGTTAACAATTCATCAATAAATACAGTTACAAATTTATCAGGTAAGGAAGCATGATAAATTGAATCTGAAACAAAAATTTTATCAATTGGAGAAAGCATGATTTTTTCTTTTGCATTTCCTGATAAAACAGGATGAGTAACATACGCTTCTATAGCTAAGGCCTCATGCTCTTTTAGCAACTGGGCAGCTTTGCATAAAGTATTTCCACTATCTACTATATCATCAATTATAATACATTTTTTATTTTTAACGTTACCAATTATTTTAGACATAAAACATTCGTTGTTAGTATCACGATATTTATTAATAACTGCTAGATCCTTGCCGAAAAGAGAACAAAAGTTACGAGCTCTAGCAATCCCACCTATATCAGGCGAAACCACAACTATCTCCTGGCTGTTTTTATAAAAAGGGAAAAATATACTTGCTGGATCAAAGTTAAAAATTGGAACATTAAATACACCTTCTAATTGTTTTGAATGAAGGTCAAGAGTTATAATTTTTGTTATTCCTGCACCTTCCAAGAGCTTAACTACCAAGCTTGCAGATATCGGACCATGTTGATAGGTGGAACGGTCCTGCCTGCTGTAACCAAAATATGGAATTACACCGATTATATTCCTTGCCCCAGCTCTTTTAGCCGTATCTATTAAAAGCAATAGCTCCATAAGATGATCATTAACAGGAGAAGAGGTAGATTGCACTATAATCACATCTTCTTCGATCTTATCTTGAACTTCTACTCTTAATTCACCGTCACCAAAATTTCTGATTTCGGTATTAAGTAGCTTATAACCTGTATTTTCAGCGATTTTCTTAGCTAGCAGCTTATTGCTTGATCCTGAAATGATTTGCATAATTTTAGTCCCTTTCGCATAACATCCAGGTAATTTTACCACCATTTACTTTTTTAATCACTGTAAATCCTGTTTTTGTATAAACTCTAATTGCACGAGTATTAGCAGTATCCGGATCAACAAATACATGCTTAAATGAAGGAAAAACGTATTGGTGTAAAAAATCGCTTAATGCTTTAGTTCCAATACCCTTACCGGTAAATTCTACTTCGCCAATATACCAATCAACGCCAGCACAAGAGATAGGTAATTCCGAAATGTCATAGCCTTGTTCCCGCGGAAAGTCATGAACATTATAATATTGGATATAGCCGATTGGGATTTCCTCAAAAAAAATGATAAAAGCCCACATAGACTTTTTAATTATTTTTTCCTTACCCTAAAGTTTTTTATATCCCTTAATATAATGACCGTATTTCTCCTCAACCAACTTCATCGTCCATTTAACATCCTAATCCCACCATGCCTTTACATGAGAAGTCTCTAGCCATGTTAGCAACAAATCCAGATGGGATTTACTTAATGGCTTGAAGGTAATAATGCTCATCTTGGTTACAAAAATTGGATTTGAAGATAGATAATCAATTTAAATTAAATTTCTAAATTAATATTATATTTAGATAATATCCCCTTAACTTCATTTTTTATAATTTCTAGTCCCTCT of the Candidatus Megaera polyxenophila genome contains:
- a CDS encoding ribose-phosphate pyrophosphokinase, coding for MVVKLPGCYAKGTKIMQIISGSSNKLLAKKIAENTGYKLLNTEIRNFGDGELRVEVQDKIEEDVIIVQSTSSPVNDHLMELLLLIDTAKRAGARNIIGVIPYFGYSRQDRSTYQHGPISASLVVKLLEGAGITKIITLDLHSKQLEGVFNVPIFNFDPASIFFPFYKNSQEIVVVSPDIGGIARARNFCSLFGKDLAVINKYRDTNNECFMSKIIGNVKNKKCIIIDDIVDSGNTLCKAAQLLKEHEALAIEAYVTHPVLSGNAKEKIMLSPIDKIFVSDSIYHASLPDKFVTVFIDELLTHKL
- a CDS encoding acyltransferase translates to MWAFIIFFEEIPIGYIQYYNVHDFPREQGYDISELPISCAGVDWYIGEVEFTGKGIGTKALSDFLHQYVFPSFKHVFVDPDTANTRAIRVYTKTGFTVIKKVNGGKITWMLCERD